The Triticum aestivum cultivar Chinese Spring chromosome 7B, IWGSC CS RefSeq v2.1, whole genome shotgun sequence genome window below encodes:
- the LOC123157388 gene encoding amino acid permease 8 codes for MARVGGGDVEIGGLPAPAGDPRQRVIAADDSLDDDGKPRRTGTVWTASAHVITAVIGSGVLSLPWSVAQLGWVAGPVTLLLFALITYYTSVLLGDCYRSEDAVTGKRNYTYMEAVGSLLGKGQVWFCGLCQYVNLVGTAIGYTITASISAAALYKANCFHSKGHSADCGVYTTMYMVVFGISQIVFSQLPNLHEMAWLSILAAVMSFSYATIGVGLSLAQTITGPTGKTTIGGTQIGVDVTSAQKIWLTLQALGNIAFAYSYSMVLIEIQDTVKAPPAENKTMRKANLMGVSTTTAFYMLCGCLGYSAFGNDAPGNMLTGFGFYEPYWLIDFANVCIVVHLVGAYQVYCQPIYAAVESWAAGRWPNSEFVVRQYYPFSGKFSLNMFRLVWRTAFVIVSTVLAISLPFFNDILGLLGALGFWPLTVYFPVEMYISQSKMKKYSRKWVALQTLSFACFVVTVAVTVASIQGITQSLKNYVPFKTKL; via the exons ATGGCCCGGGTAGGCGGCGGCGATGTCGAGATCGGGGGGCTTCCGGCGCCGGCGGGGGACCCTCGGCAGCGGGTCATCGCCGCCGACGACTCCCTCGACGACGACGGCAAGCCCAGGCGGACAG GGACGGTGTGGACGGCGAGCGCGCACGTGATCACGGCGGTGATCGGCTCCGGCGTGCTGTCGCTGCCCTGGTCCGTGGCGCAGCTGGGCTGGGTCGCCGGCCCGGTCACGCTCCTGCTCTTCGCCCTCATCACCTACTACACCTCCGTGCTCCTCGGCGACTGCTACCGCAGCGAAGACGCCGTCACCGGCAAGAGGAACTACACCTACATGGAGGCCGTCGGGTCCCTCCTAG GTAAAGGGCAGGTGTGGTTTTGCGGCCTCTGTCAGTACGTTAATCTCGTTGGGACTGCAATCGGGTACACCATTACAGCATCCATCAGTGCAGC GGCTCTGTACAAGGCCAACTGCTTCCACAGCAAAGGCCACTCGGCCGACTGCGGCGTGTACACCACCATGTACATGGTCGTGTTTGGGATCTCCCAGATCGTCTTCTCCCAGCTCCCCAATCTCCACGAGATGGCCTGGCTGTCGATCCTCGCCGCCGTCATGTCCTTCTCCTACGCCACCATCGGCGTGGGCCTCTCCTTGGCACAGACCATAACAG GTCCTACGGGCAAGACAACCATTGGCGGCACTCAAATTGGGGTGGACGTCACTTCGGCCCAGAAGATATGGCTGACATTGCAAGCGCTCGGCAACATCGCCTTCGCCTACTCATACTCCATGGTTCTTATAGAAATTCAG GACACGGTGAAGGCGCCGCCGGCCGAAAACAAGACGATGAGGAAGGCGAACCTGATGGGGGTCTCCACCACCACGGCCTTCTACATGCTCTGCGGGTGCCTCGGCTACTCGGCCTTCGGCAACGACGCGCCGGGGAACATGCTCACCGGCTTCGGCTTCTACGAGCCCTACTGGCTCATCGACTTCGCCAACGTGTGCATCGTGGTGCACCTCGTCGGCGCCTACCAGGTGTACTGCCAGCCCATCTACGCCGCCGTGGAGAgctgggcggcggggcggtggcccAACTCGGAGTTCGTCGTCCGGCAGTACTACCCCTTCTCGGGCAAGTTCAGCCTCAACATGTTCAGGCTAGTGTGGAGGACGGCGTTCGTGATCGTGAGCACGGTGCTGGCCATCTCGCTGCCATTCTTCAACGACATCCTCGGCCTGCTCGGCGCGCTCGGCTTCTGGCCGCTCACCGTCTACTTCCCCGTGGAGATGTACATCTCGCAGAGCAAGATGAAGAAGTACTCCAGGAAGTGGGTGGCGCTGCAGACCCTGAGCTTCGCGTGCTTCGTGGTCaccgtcgccgtcaccgtcgcctccATCCAGGGGATCACCCAGTCGCTCAAGAACTATGTGCCGTTCAAGACCAAGTTGTGA